Proteins encoded together in one Streptomyces umbrinus window:
- a CDS encoding phage baseplate assembly protein V — protein MAATGNRYLGKFRGRVIDNNDPLHIGRITVEVPDVLGDEPSTWALPCLPFTGPEAGQFVVPPPGAGVWVEFEQGDPSFPVWTGCWYGDQSELPPDARRLVQPASQAKPVVVQTPGAHKIVMSDPPGADQGILLQAQGGAYIRITKEAVVIATGAGAEVLLRGNQVTINEGQLTVLSKR, from the coding sequence ATGGCGGCAACCGGCAATCGCTACCTCGGCAAGTTCCGCGGCCGGGTGATCGACAACAACGACCCGCTGCACATCGGGCGGATCACCGTCGAGGTCCCGGACGTCCTCGGCGACGAGCCGTCGACGTGGGCGCTGCCCTGTCTGCCGTTCACCGGGCCGGAGGCGGGGCAGTTCGTGGTGCCGCCGCCGGGAGCGGGTGTGTGGGTCGAGTTCGAGCAGGGGGATCCCAGCTTCCCCGTGTGGACGGGGTGCTGGTACGGCGACCAGAGCGAGCTGCCGCCGGACGCGCGCCGCCTGGTCCAGCCGGCCTCGCAGGCCAAACCGGTCGTGGTGCAGACGCCCGGGGCGCACAAGATCGTGATGAGCGATCCGCCTGGCGCGGACCAGGGAATCCTGCTCCAGGCCCAGGGCGGCGCCTACATCCGCATCACCAAGGAAGCCGTGGTCATCGCGACCGGTGCGGGCGCCGAGGTCCTGCTGCGCGGCAACCAAGTGACGATCAACGAGGGCCAGTTGACCGTGCTCTCGAAGCGATAG
- a CDS encoding GPW/gp25 family protein: MSPRTRPRSDIAFPFRADRRGRTAHARHDEHVRDLIEQVLFTSPGERVMRPDFGCGLLDLVFAPNSPELTSTLELSVQASLQRWLGDLIDVEDLDVVSEDNAIRVHLSYAVRTTGTRRDDVFEGRAAA; encoded by the coding sequence ATGAGCCCACGCACCCGCCCCCGCAGTGACATCGCGTTCCCGTTCCGGGCCGACCGCCGGGGCCGCACCGCGCACGCCCGGCACGACGAGCACGTCCGCGACCTGATCGAGCAGGTGCTGTTCACCAGCCCCGGCGAGCGCGTGATGCGCCCCGACTTCGGCTGCGGACTGCTCGACCTGGTGTTCGCGCCCAACAGCCCCGAACTCACCAGCACCCTCGAACTCTCCGTGCAGGCCTCCTTGCAGCGCTGGCTCGGCGACCTCATCGACGTGGAGGACCTCGACGTGGTCAGCGAGGACAACGCCATCCGCGTGCATCTCTCGTACGCCGTGCGCACCACCGGAACGCGCCGCGACGACGTCTTCGAAGGGAGGGCAGCGGCATGA